The Pagrus major chromosome 17, Pma_NU_1.0 genome includes a region encoding these proteins:
- the ccne2 gene encoding G1/S-specific cyclin-E2 isoform X2, translating to MSRRSGRITLQARDSNTPEPPARAPLKKRKSEPSKKKLQPAAKKQSYEIQKCWSEDGASPCVLIETPHKELEPTDPSGFKQYQFKNLFIKASPIPQLSWASSDDVWIKMLNKELKYVHDKSYLQRHPKLQPKMRAILLDWLLEVSEVYSLHRQTAYLAQDYFDRFMLTEEDVSKEYLQLLGITALFIASKIEEIYPPKIFEFAYVTDGACDMWDIQQTELHMLKALDWNLCPETPISWLKLYAQVEAQTDGENFLVPQFSQETYIQITQLLDLCMMDISSLDYSYSVLAAAAFCHFSTFDVVHKVSGLTWESVAPCVRWMTPFMDTLRSEAKPQLKDFPKVKSDDRHNIQTHVAYLDLLRKAQRHQIDLPDCQLSPVAVGAVLTPPSSTEKPANP from the exons ATGTCCAGACGCAG CGGTCGCATCACTTTGCAAGCCAGAGATTCAAACACACCCGAGCCGCCCGCCAGAGCCCCGCTGAAGAAGAGAAAGTCAGAg CCGTCAAAGAAAAAACTTCAACCTGCTGCCAAGAAACAAAGCTATGAAATACAG AAGTGTTGGTCGGAGGACGGAGCGAGTCCGTGTGTCCTCATCGAAACTCCCCACAAAGAGCTGGAGCCCACAGATCCTTCCGGCTTCAAGCAGTACCAATTCAAGAACCTCTTCATCAAGGCCTCCCCCATCCCCCAGCTCag CTGGGCCAGTTCAGACGACGTGTGGATCAAAATGCTCAACAAGGAGCTGAAGTACGTCCACGACAAGAGCTACCTGCAGCGACACCCCAAACTGCAGCCAAAGATGAGAGCCATCCTGCTGGACTGGCTGCTGGAG gTGAGTGAAGTGTACAGCCTCCACCGGCAGACGGCCTACCTCGCTCAGGACTACTTCGACCGCTTCATGCTGACCGAGGAGGACGTCAGCAAAGAGTACCTGCAGCTCCTCGGGATCACGGCGCTCTTCATCGCCTCCAAGATAGAG GAAATCTACCCTCCGAAAATCTTTGAGTTCGCCTACGTCACAGACGGAGCCTGTGACATGTGGGACATCCAGCAGACAGAGCTTCACATGCTGAAG GCGCTGGACTGGAATCTGTGTCCCGAGACGCCCATCTCCTGGTTGAAGCTGTACGCGCAGGTCGAAGCCCAGACGGACGGAGAGAACTTCCTGGTTCCTCAGTTCTCCCAGGAGACGTACATCCAGATCACACAG CTGTTGGACCTGTGCATGATGGACATCAGCTCGTTGGACTACAGCTACAGTGTCCTCGCCGCCGCCGCCTTCTGTCACTTCTCCACGTTTGACGTCGTTCATAAAGTTTCGG GCCTGACGTGGGAGAGCGTCGCCCCGTGTGTTCGGTGGATGACTCCCTTCATGGACACGCTGCGATCCGAAGCCAAACCTCAACTCAAGGACTTCCCCAAAGTCAAATCTGACGACAGGCACAACATCCAGACACACGTGGCTTATCTGGACCTGCTG AGAAAAGCTCAGAGGCATCAGATCGACCTCCCCGACTGTCAGCTGTCGCCCGTCGCCGTGGGAGCGGTCCTGACTCCGcccagcagcacagagaaacCAGCCAATCCCTGA
- the ccne2 gene encoding G1/S-specific cyclin-E2 isoform X1: MSFVFRFSGRITLQARDSNTPEPPARAPLKKRKSEPSKKKLQPAAKKQSYEIQKCWSEDGASPCVLIETPHKELEPTDPSGFKQYQFKNLFIKASPIPQLSWASSDDVWIKMLNKELKYVHDKSYLQRHPKLQPKMRAILLDWLLEVSEVYSLHRQTAYLAQDYFDRFMLTEEDVSKEYLQLLGITALFIASKIEEIYPPKIFEFAYVTDGACDMWDIQQTELHMLKALDWNLCPETPISWLKLYAQVEAQTDGENFLVPQFSQETYIQITQLLDLCMMDISSLDYSYSVLAAAAFCHFSTFDVVHKVSGLTWESVAPCVRWMTPFMDTLRSEAKPQLKDFPKVKSDDRHNIQTHVAYLDLLRKAQRHQIDLPDCQLSPVAVGAVLTPPSSTEKPANP; this comes from the exons ATGTCGTTTGTTTTCCGTTTCAGCGGTCGCATCACTTTGCAAGCCAGAGATTCAAACACACCCGAGCCGCCCGCCAGAGCCCCGCTGAAGAAGAGAAAGTCAGAg CCGTCAAAGAAAAAACTTCAACCTGCTGCCAAGAAACAAAGCTATGAAATACAG AAGTGTTGGTCGGAGGACGGAGCGAGTCCGTGTGTCCTCATCGAAACTCCCCACAAAGAGCTGGAGCCCACAGATCCTTCCGGCTTCAAGCAGTACCAATTCAAGAACCTCTTCATCAAGGCCTCCCCCATCCCCCAGCTCag CTGGGCCAGTTCAGACGACGTGTGGATCAAAATGCTCAACAAGGAGCTGAAGTACGTCCACGACAAGAGCTACCTGCAGCGACACCCCAAACTGCAGCCAAAGATGAGAGCCATCCTGCTGGACTGGCTGCTGGAG gTGAGTGAAGTGTACAGCCTCCACCGGCAGACGGCCTACCTCGCTCAGGACTACTTCGACCGCTTCATGCTGACCGAGGAGGACGTCAGCAAAGAGTACCTGCAGCTCCTCGGGATCACGGCGCTCTTCATCGCCTCCAAGATAGAG GAAATCTACCCTCCGAAAATCTTTGAGTTCGCCTACGTCACAGACGGAGCCTGTGACATGTGGGACATCCAGCAGACAGAGCTTCACATGCTGAAG GCGCTGGACTGGAATCTGTGTCCCGAGACGCCCATCTCCTGGTTGAAGCTGTACGCGCAGGTCGAAGCCCAGACGGACGGAGAGAACTTCCTGGTTCCTCAGTTCTCCCAGGAGACGTACATCCAGATCACACAG CTGTTGGACCTGTGCATGATGGACATCAGCTCGTTGGACTACAGCTACAGTGTCCTCGCCGCCGCCGCCTTCTGTCACTTCTCCACGTTTGACGTCGTTCATAAAGTTTCGG GCCTGACGTGGGAGAGCGTCGCCCCGTGTGTTCGGTGGATGACTCCCTTCATGGACACGCTGCGATCCGAAGCCAAACCTCAACTCAAGGACTTCCCCAAAGTCAAATCTGACGACAGGCACAACATCCAGACACACGTGGCTTATCTGGACCTGCTG AGAAAAGCTCAGAGGCATCAGATCGACCTCCCCGACTGTCAGCTGTCGCCCGTCGCCGTGGGAGCGGTCCTGACTCCGcccagcagcacagagaaacCAGCCAATCCCTGA
- the LOC141011753 gene encoding tripartite motif-containing protein 16-like, which translates to MAQKGVQLDRETFSCPICLDLLKDPVTTPCGHSYCSNCIKDHWDTEDERRIYSCPQCRKSFTPRPEMLKNTMLAALVEELKKTGLQAAPADHCYAGAEDVACDVCTGRKLRAVKSCLQCVASYCEQHLQPHYESPTFKKHKLVEPSKKLQENICSRHDEVLKIFCRTDQQCICILCSMDEHKGHDTVSAAAERTERQRELEGSRQNIQQRIQDREEDVKVLQQEVEAINGSADEAAEHSEKIFTQLIRLMEKRRSDVKQQVRSQQETEVSRVKELQEKLEQEITELKRKDAELKKLSHTEDHNQFLHNCPSLSALSESTHSSSINIRPLKYFEDVTAAVSEVRDKLQDVLRDTWTNISLTVTQVDVLLSNPQPENKTRADFLRYSSDITLDPNTAHKHLLLSEGNRKATLMYQPQSYSDHPDRFTSWQQVLSRESLTGRCYWEVEWRGRGVGVAVAYKNINRAGRTNECRFGFNDKSWSLRCYTNSYQFYYNKVQTPVSGPRSSRVGVYLDHRAGILSFYSVSDTITLLHRVQTTFTQPLYAGVWLHYFGDSAEFSRLK; encoded by the coding sequence ATGGCACAAAAAGGAGTTCAGCTGGACCGAGAGACTTTCTCTTGTCcgatctgtttggatctactgaaggatccggtgactactccctgtggacacagctactgcagcAACTGTATTAAAGACcactgggacacagaggatgagaggaggatctacagctgccctcagtgcaggaagagcttcacaccgaggcctgagatgctgaaaaacaccatgttagcagctttagtggaggagctgaagaagactggactccaagctgctcctgctgatcactgctatgctggagctgaagatgtggcctgtgatgtctgcactgggaggaaactgagagcagttaagtcctgtctgcagtgtgtggcctcttactgtgagcaACACCTGCAGCCTCATTATGAATCACCTACATttaagaaacacaagctggtggagccgtccaagaagctccaggagaacatctgctctcgtcacgATGAGGTACTGAAGATtttctgccgtactgatcagcagtgtatctgtatTTTGTGCTCCATggacgaacataaaggccatgacacagtgtcagctgcagcagagaggactgagaggcagagagagctggaggggagtcgacaaaacatccagcagagaatccaggacagagaggaagatgtgaaggtgcttcaacaggaggtggaggccatcaatggctctgctgatgaagcagcggagcacagtgagaagatcttcacccagctgatccgtctcatggagaaaagacgctctgatgtgaagcagcaggtcagatcccagcaggaaactgaagtgagtcgagtcaaagagcttcaggagaagctggagcaggagatcactgagctgaagaggaaagacgctgagctgaagaagctctcacacacagaggatcacaaccagtttctacacaactgcccctcactgtcagcactcagtgagtctacacactcatccagcatcaatatccgtcctctgaagtactttgaggatgtgacagcagctgtgtcagaggtcagagacaaactacaggacgtcctgagagacacatggacaaacatctcactgacagtgactcaagtggatgttttactgtcaaacccacaaccagagaacaagaccagagctgacttcttaagatattcatctgacatcacactggatccaaacacagcacacaaacatctgttattatctgaggggaacagaaaagcaacattaatgtATCAACCACAGTCTTATTCTGATCATCCAGACAGATTCACTTCCTGGCagcaggtcctgagtagagagagtctgactggacgttgttactgggaggtggagtggagaggaagaggagttggtgtagcagtcgcatacaagaacATCAACAGAGCAGGGAGGACAAATGAATGTAGATTTGGATTTAATGACAAATCTTGGTCATTACGTTGTTACACAAACAGTTATCAGTTTTATTACAACAAAGTCcaaactcccgtctcaggtcctcggtcctccagagttggagtgtacctggatcacagagcaggtattctgtccttctacagcgtctctgacaccatcactctcctccacagagtccagaccacattcactcagcctctctatgctggagtTTGGCTGCATTACTTTGGAGACTCTGCTGAGTTCAGTAGACTGAAATAG
- the LOC141011752 gene encoding tripartite motif-containing protein 16-like, whose protein sequence is MAQKGVQLDRETFSCSICLDLLKDPVTTPCGHSYCSNCIKDHWDEEEKKETYSCPECRKSFTPRPEMLKSTMLAALVEQLKKTGLQAAPADHCYAGAEDVACDVCTGRKLRAVKSCLQCVASYCEQHLQPHYEAATFKKHKLVEPSKKLQENICSRHDEVMKMFCRTDQQCICYLCPVDEHKGHDTVSAAAERTERQRELEGSRQNIQQRIQDREEDVKVLQQEVEAINGSADEAVEHSEKIFTELIRLMEKRRSDVKQQVRSQQETEVSRVKELQEKLEQEITELKRKDAELKKLSHTEDHNQFLHNYPSLSALSESTHSSSINIRPLRYFEDVTAAVSEVRDKLQDVLRETWTNISLTVTQVDVLLSNPQPENMTRADFLRYSCDITLDPNTANTHLLLSEGNRKATLVRQQQSYSDHPDRFTDLWQVLSRESLTGRCYWEVEWREGVDVAVAYKNISRAGRTDECIFGLNDKSWSLHCYTDSYQFWYNNIQTPVSGPVSSRVGVYLDHRAGILSFYSVSDTITLLHRVQTTFTEPLYAGVHLDYFGASAEFSRLK, encoded by the coding sequence ATGGCACAAAAAGGAGTTCAGCTGGACCGAGAGACTttctcttgttccatctgtttggatctactgaaggatccggtgactactccctgtggacacagctactgcagcAACTGTATTAAAGACCactgggatgaagaggagaagaaggaaaccTACAGCTGCCCCGagtgcaggaagagcttcacaccgaggcctgagATGCTGAAAAGcaccatgttagcagctttagtggagcagctgaagaagactggactccaagctgctcctgctgatcactgctatgctggagctgaagatgtggcctgtgatgtctgcactgggaggaaactgagagcagttaagtcctgtctgcagtgtgtggcctcttactgtgagcaACACCTGCAGCCTCATTATGAAGCAGCTACATttaagaaacacaagctggtggagccgtccaagaagctccaggagaacatctgctctcgtcacgatgaggtgatgaagatgttctgccgtactgatcagcagtgtatctgttatctctgccctgtggacgaacataaaggccacgacacagtgtcagctgcagcagagaggactgagaggcagagagagctggaggggagtcgacaaaacatccagcagagaatccaggacagagaggaagatgtgaaggtgcttcaacaggaggtggaggccatcaatggctctgctgatgaagcagtggagcacagtgagaagatcttcaccgagctgatccgtctcatggagaaaagacgctctgatgtgaagcagcaggtcagatcccagcaggaaactgaagtgagtcgagtcaaagagcttcaggagaagctggagcaggagatcactgagctgaagaggaaagacgctgagctgaagaagctctcacacacagaggatcacaaccagtttctacacaactacccctcactgtcagcactcagtgagtctacacactcatccagcatcaatatccgtcctctgagatactttgaggatgtgacagcagctgtgtcagaggtcagagacaaactacaggacgtcctgagagaaacatggacaaacatctcactgacagtgactcaagtggatgttttactgtcaaaccCACAACCAGAGAACATGACCAGAGCTGACTTCTTAAGATattcatgtgacatcacactggatccaaacacagcaaacacacatctgttattatctgaggggaacagaaaagcaacattagTGAGACAACAACAGTCTTATTCTGATCatccagacagattcactgacTTGTggcaggtcctgagtagagagagtctgactggacgttgttactgggaggtggagtggagagaaGGAGTTGAtgtagcagtcgcatacaagaacatcagcagagcagggaggaCAGATGAATGTATATTTGGACTAAATGACAAATCTTGGTCATTACATTGTTACACAGACAGTTATCAGTTTTGGTACAACAACATCcaaactcccgtctcaggtcctgtgtcctccagagttggagtgtacctggatcacagagcaggtattctgtccttctacagcgtctctgacaccatcactctcctccacagagtccagaccacattcactgaacctctctATGCTGGAGTTCACCTCGATTACTTTGGAGCCTCTGCTGAGTTCAGTAGACTGAAATAG